A window of Micromonospora sp. WMMC415 genomic DNA:
GCGTTGGTGGAGCGGCAGCCGCTCGGTGGCGGTCGGCGGCGTCGTCGACGCGGTGGTGAGGAAGTAGCCGGCCAGGGCGGCCAACGTGACGTCCAGCGCGTCCAGCGGCGCGCCGGCGGCGGCCGGGTGCGCGGCGAAGGCGGCGTCCAGCCCTTCGGCGAAGGCGGCGTCCAGCCCCTCGGCGTCGGGTACCGGAGCCGCACCGGCGGGAGCGAGCGTCGCCGGCTCGGGGTCCGGCCCGGGGGCGTACCCGCCGAGGAGCAGGGTCACCAGGTCGAACCAGGCGGGACCGTGGCAGAGCCACGTCCAGTCGCACAACCACGCCCGCCCGTCCGCGTCGAGCAGGATGTTGTCGGGGCGCAGGTCGCCGTGGATCAGCCCGGTCGCCTCGGCGGCGTACACCGGCAGGCGGGACTCCAGCGCGACCAGCTCGGGCAGCCGCCGCTGGAGGCGGGCGGGGAGCGCCGGCATCGGCTCCCGACCCGCCGCCACGTCAGCCCAGCGGAGGATGTCGTCGCGGGCCAGGTCGGCCAGGTGGGGCGGGTCGAGCGCCGTGAGGTCGGCGGGCGGCTCCGCCAGCAGGGCGGCGACATCGGCGTACGTGGCCAGCGTCGCCGCCAGCTCCGCCGGTTCCCAGGGCTGCCGGGGCGGGTGCCCGTCGATTACGCCGAGGCCGAGCGCGAACCAGCCCGCCTCGTGCAGCGTCCAGCGCGGGCCGGGCGCCGGTGTCCCCGGCGGGAGCCGGTCGAGGACCGCGGCCTCCCGCGCGTACCAGTCGGCCAGGTGCGAATTCCCGGGTGCGGCCTTGACGAAGACCCGCCCGCCGTCGGCGGCGGTGAGCACCCCGGCGTACCCGCGGGTGAAGCCGTCGGCGGCGGCGGTGGCCGCGACCACCGGGGCGCCGAGGCGGTCGGCAAGCGCGGCCCGCAGGCCGACCGGCAGCTCCGACCACCCGGGCCGGCGGGTGGTGATCGGGTACGGCGGTGAGCTGGTCATCCCTTCAGTGTCGTACGCCATGGGGATACTGCCCGGGTGATTGGGTCCGATGACTTCCGGGCGCTGATCGACGTGTCGGCGACCGCCGCCGGTGACCCGGCCGAGCTGCGGCGCCGCTACCCGCGGCTCGCCGTGCCGTTCCCGCTGCCGGCGGGGGCCGGCACCGGCGTCTGGGAGACTGCCAGGCCATGAGGACCGACGACTTCTGGCAGCTGATCGACCAGGCCCGTGCCGGGGGTGGGGGAGAGCCGCACGCGGTCGCCGCCCGGGCGGTCGCCCTGCTCGCGCAATGGGAGCCGGAGGAGATCGTCGGGTACGCGCGCCACCAGGCCCGCGTGCTGGCCGCGTCGCACCGGGTGGATCTGTGGGGTGCGGCGTACCTGATCAACGGCGGCGTCTCCGACGACGGCTTCCACCACTTCCGGGGCTGGCTGATGACCCAGGGGCGGGCGGTCTTCGCCCGGTCGGTCGCCGATCCCGACTCGCTGGCCGAGGTGCCCCAGGTGCGCGCCGCGTCGCTCTCCGGCGAGGAGTTCGCCTGCGAGCAGATGCTGACGGTGCCGTGGGAGGCGTACCGGAAGGCGACCGCGGCCGACCTCCCGGCGGAGCGTGACCCGGTCCCGGTGCCGGATCTGAACGACTTCTGGGACTTCGACGACGAGGACGAGGCCCGCCGCCGGCTGCCGAAGCTCGCCGCCCTGTTCGTGGAGCCGCCCGGCGAGTGACGGCGGCCGGCCGTCGTCCGGCGCCCGCGGCCCGCCGGCCGCCGGCACCGCACCCCGTCGGCCGGCTGCCGCTGGCCGATGCGCCCCGCTGGCGGAGCGGGGTTCGCCCGCGCAGCGGGCACGCGGGGGCGACGTGGGAGCATAGAGGGGGCCGGCGACGCCGGCCTGCTCAACGTCAGCCGACCAGAACGGACCGCTGTGCCACCGACGCTCGATCCCGGCGCGAATGCTCCTGGTGCCACCGACCCCGGGCGCATCAGGAACTTCTGCATCATCGCCCACATCGACCACGGGAAGTCGACCCTGGCCGACCGGATGCTGCAGCTCACCGGCGTGGTCGACCCCCGGCAGATGCGTGCGCAGTACCTCGACCGGATGGACATCGAGCGCGAGCGCGGCATCACGATCAAGAGCCAGGCCGTCCGGATGCCGTGGACGATCCGCGAGGGCGACCGGGCCGGCGAGACCGCCGTGCTCAACATGATCGACACGCCGGGGCACGTGGACTTCACGTACGAGGTGTCGCGGTCCCTCGCGGCCTGTGAGGGCGCGATCCTGCTGGTCGACGCGGCCCAGGGCATCGAGGCGCAGACCCTCGCGAACCTCTACCTGGCGCTCGAGAACGACCTGCACATCATCCCGGTCCTCAACAAGATCGACCTGCCGGCGGCGCAGCCGGAGAAGTACGCCGAGGAGCTCGCCCACCTCATCGGTGGCGACCCGGCGGACTGCATCAAGGTCTCCGGCAAGACCGGCGAGGGCGTGCCGTACCTGCTCGACGAGATCGTCCGGCAGTTCAAGCCGCCGGTCGGGGACGCCGAGGCGCCCGCGCGGGCGATGATCTTCGACTCGGTGTACGACGTCTATCGGGGCGTGGTCACGTACGTCCGGGTGATCGACGGGCGGATCAGCGCCCGGGACCGGATCAAGATGATGTCCACCGGCGCCACCCACGAGCTGCTGGAGATCGGTGTCATCTCCCCGGAGATGGTGAAGGCCGACGCGCTGGGCGTCGGTGAGGTGGGCTACCTGATCACCGGTGTGAAGGACGTCCGGCAGTCCCGGGTCGGTGACACGGTCACCATCAACTCCCGGCCGGCGAGCGAGCCGCTCGGCGGCTACAAGGACCCGAAGCCGATGGTCTACTCCGGCCTCTACCCGATCGACGGGTCCGACTACCCGAACCTGCGTGACGCGCTGGACAAGCTGAAGCTCAACGACGCCGCGTTGACGTACGAGCCGGAGACCTCCGGGGCGCTCGGCTTCGGCTTCCGCTGTGGGTTCCTCGGCCTGCTGCACCTGGAGATCATCCGGGAACGGCTGGAGCGGGAGTTCAACCTCGACCTGATCTCCACGGCGCCGAACGTGGTCTACCGGGCCCTCCAGGAGGACGGGGAGGAGGTCGTGGTGACCAACCCCAGCGAGTACCCCACCGGCAAGATCGCTGAGGTGTACGAGCCGACCGTGCGGGCCACCGTGCTGACCCCGAACGACTACGTCGGCGCGGTGATGGAGCTGTGCCAGGGCCGCCGGGGCAGCCTGCTCGGCATGGACTACCTGTCCGCCGACCGGGTGGAGCTGCGCTACACGCTGCCCCTCGCGGAGATCATCTTCGACTTCTTCGACCAGCTCAAGAGCCGCACCAAGGGGTACGCGTCGCTGGACTACGAGCCCTCCGGCGAGCAGTCGTCGGACCTGGTGAAGGTCGACATCCTCCTGCACGGTGAGCCGGTCGACGCGTTCAGCGCGATCGTGCACAAGGACAAGGCGTACAACTACGGCACCAGCATCGCGGCGAAGCTGCGGAACCTCATCCCGCGCCAGCAGTTCGAGGTGCCGATCCAGGCGGCCATCGGCAGCCGGGTGATCGCCCGGGAGACCATCCGCGCGATCCGCAAGGACGTCCTGGCGAAGTGCTACGGCGGTGACATCAGCCGGAAGCGCAAGCTGCTGGAGAAGCAGAAGGAAGGCAAGAAGCGGATGAAGATGGTGGGCCGCGTGGAGGTCCCCCAGGAGGCCTTCATCGCCGCGCTCTCCTCCGACTCCGGCGACGGCAAGGCACCCGGCAAGAAGTGACCGCCGCCGGCGATCGGCCGGCGCGACGACGTACCCGAGCGACAGCGCCCTCACCTGCGCCGATGCCGTTCAGGCGGGAATCGACGCAGGGGAGGCCATCGACGAACGAGGGATCGCCGTGGTGTGAGTCGGTTTGGGCTTCCGACGGGTCGGGCATTGAGGGGGCACGACAGGAACACCACCACGGTGGACACAATTCGTGAAGGAGGGCGACCGTGGAGCTCACCGTTTGGGGCATCATCACCGCGCTCGTCGTCGGTCTGATCGTCGGCGCGCTGGGCCGCCTGGTCGTGCCGGGCCGGCAGAACATGCCGATGTGGCTGCACATGCTCATCGGTGTCGGTGCGGCGCTGCTCGGCACCGTGCTGGCGCGGGCCATGGGCATCGCCACCGAGACCGCCGGCATCGACTGGGGCGAGCTGCTGGTCCAGGTCGTGCTGGCCGCCATCGCCGTGGCTCTGGTGGCCGGGGTGGGGCGACGACGCAGCGTCGGCCGCTACTGACAACTGAATCTCGCCTCGGGCGCCCGACCGGCAGGTCGGGCGCCCGTCGTGTGTGCGGGGCCGACCGGGGTGCGGGGCCGACGGGGTGCCCGGTCTGGTACTTCCCGGCCCAGGCTGTCCCGCAAGGCCGGTTTGGGTTTCCGGCGGGTCGGGAACTGTGGGGTCACCACAGAAGCACCACCCGACACGGACTCACACTTCCCGTTAGGAGAACGACCGTGGAGCTGACCGTCTGGGGCATCATCACCGCGCTGATCGTCGGTCTGATCGTCGGCGCGCTGGGCCGCCTGGTCGTGCCGGGCCGGCAGAACATGCCCATCTGGCTGCACATGCTCATCGGTGTCGGCGCCGCGCTGCTCGGCACGATCATCGCCCGGGCCTCCGGCTTCGCCGACACCGCCGGCATCGACTGGCGTGAGCTGCTGCTGCAGGTCCTGCTGGCCGCCGTCGCGGTGGCCCTGGTCGCGGGCGCCGGCCGGCGCCGCGGCATCACCCACCGGTAAAACTCGCACAGCCTGAACAACGGGCGCCCGGCCTCCTGGCCGGGCGCCCGTTCATCCTGGTACGGCCGCTTTCGCCCCGGTCCCGTCCCGCCCACCGGCGGGCCACCTGCGGTACGGTCGCCACGCTTCGCCCCGGCCGCCCACTGTCGTAAAGGATTTTTACGTACTAAGGTGCGGCGGAGAAGGTTAGTGCCAAGCGGCGCGAGGGAGATAGTGGCGTGAACAGGTGGAAGCGGCTGGCCCCGGTCACCGCCGTCGTGGCCTCGGCCGCGATGGTGCTGACCGGTTGCGGTGGCTCCGACGACGACAACGCGGCTGACAACAGCAAGCTGACCGTCTGGATGATGGGCGAGGGCAGCGAGGCGCAGACGACGTTCCTGGACGGCGTCGAGGCCGAGTTCCGGCAGAAGCACCCGAACACCGACGTGGTGGTCCAGTACGTTCCCTGGCTGGAGGCGCCGAAGAAGTTCCAGGCCGCCCTCGCCGGTGGAGAGGGACCGGACGTCACCGAGCTGGGCAACACCGAGACCCAGGGCTGGGCCGCCCAGGAGGCGCTCGCCGACGTGACCGGCAAGTTCGGCGGCTGGGCCGAGGGCAAGGACATCCTCCCCGACCTGGTGAAGAACGCGCAGCTGGACGGCAAGCAGTACGGCGTGCCGTGGTACGCCGGCGTGCGCGGCATCTACTACCGCACCGACTGGTTCGCCGAGGCCGGCGTGCAGCCGCCGAAGACCTGGGACGACCTGGTCGCCGCGGCCAAGGCCGTGCAGGCGAAGAAGCCCGGCACCTACGGCATCGCCGTGCCCGGCAACTCCGAGCTGCCCTTCTACTCGTTCCTCTGGGGCGCCGGCGCGGAGATCGCCACCAAGGAGGGCGACAGCTGGAAGTCCGGCCTGAACACCCCCGAGGCGCAGAAGGCCGTCAAGTTCTGGACCGACCTGGTGACCGTGCACAAGGTGGCCCCGCCGGCCGCCGCCGGCTGGAACGAGATCGACGCCCGGACCCAGTTCGCCACCGGCAAGGCGGCGATGGCCTTCGCCGGTAGCTGGCAGCAGGGCGCCATCAAGAAGGACAACCCGGAGATCGAGAAGGTCTGGGGTACGTTCCCGATCCCCGGCCCCGACGGCCAGCCCGCCCCCGCCTTCGCCGGTGGCTCCGACGTCGCCGTCTGGAAGGACAGCGAGCGCCAGGACCTCGCCTGGGACTACCTGACGGTGCTGCTGAGCAAGAAGAACGACCAGGCGTTCGCCGAGAGCCTGGGCTTCTTCCCCGTCTACCAGGACCTGGTCGGCGGCGAGAAGTACACGAACGACAAGGTCATGGCGTCGTTCGCCACCGCCATGAAGAACACCAAGCTCACGCCGCTCACCCCGAAGTGGGTCGAGGTCAGCCGGACCAAGACGGTGACCCAGGCGATGAACAGCTCGGTCATGAAGGGTCAGAAGACGGTCGAGAAGGCCACCGCCGACGCGGCCGCGGAGATGGAAAGCATCCTCAACGCCAAGTGACCACGCTGACCGAGGCGCCGGAGACGGCCGCCGCGCGGAAGACCCCCGCGCGGCGGCGTCGCCGGGTGGACCGCCTCCCGTACCTGCTGCTCCTGCCCTGCCTGGTGATCATCGCGGTGCTGCTGCTCTGGCCGCTCGGCCAGGTGGTGGCGATGTCCTTCTTCCGCCTGAACAACGTGCGGCAGCTGCGCGGTGACCGCGAGTGGCCGTGGGTCGGCCTGGGGAACTACACCGACATCCTCGGTGACCCGTTCTTCTGGACGGTGCTGCGGAACACCGTGCTCTTCGCCGCCGCGAACGTGGCCCTGACGATGGTCCTCGGCACCCTGGTCGGGCTGCTGCTCAACCGGCTCGGCAAGCGGATGGTCGCCTTCGTGGCGAGCTGCGTGATGCTGGCCTGGGCCACTCCGGCGCTGACCGGCACGATCGTCTGGAAGTGGATCTTCGACGACACCAGCGGGCTCGTCACCTGGCTGTTCAACGCGCTGCCCGACGGCCTGTCGCAGGCACTGTTCGGGCACAGCGACTGGACCGGCTACGGGTGGTTCAACTCGCCCCTGCTCTTCTTCGCCATCCTCACCCTCGTGGTGGTGTGGCACTCCTTCCCGTTCATCGCGGTCAGCGTGCTCGCCGGGCTGAAGAGCGTGCCGGGCGAACTGCACGAGGCGGCCCGGGTCGACGGGGCCGGCCCGTGGAAGGTGTTCTGGCAGGTCACCTTCCCGCTGCTGCGGCCGGTGTTCGGGATCCTGGTCGTGCTCTCCACGATCTGGGACTTCAAGGTCTTCACGCAGTACTTCGTCCTCGCCGGGGGCACCCAGGACCGCTCCACCTTCATGCTCTCGGTCTACTCGTACGCCGAGGCCTTCTCGCCGCCGCCCAAGTACGGGCTCGGCGCGGCGGTCGCGGTGATCCTGACCGTGATCCTGCTGGTGGTGACCGGCGTGTACGTCCGCATGGTGCTCAATCAGGAGGAGGACGCGTGAAGCGGCTCGCCCTCAACGGCGCCGGTCTGCTGGTGGCGCTCTTCGCGGCGTTCCCGGTCTACTGGATGATCGTCACGTCCCTGAAGCCGAGTTCGGAAATCTTCTCCAGCACGCCCCGGCCGGTCCCCGGCGAGCCCACGCTGGAGCACTACCGGCAGATCCTGACCGGCAACCTGATCCCCGGCGTGACCTTCGCCGACTTCTTCCTCAACAGCGTCCTGGTGGCCGGCGCGACGGTGCTGCTCAGCGGCCTGGTCGCCCTGCTCGCCGCGACGGCGGTCGCCCGGTTCCGGTTCAACCTCCGGACCAGCTTCCTGATCATGCTGCTCGTGGTGCAGATGATCCCGCTGGAGGCGCTGGTCATCCCGCTCTTCCTGATGGTCCAGCGGCTCGGGCTCTACAACACGCTGCCCAGCCTCATCCTCACGTACCTCGGCTTCTCGCTGCCGTTCGCGGTGTGGATGCTGCGCGGCTTCGTCGCCGCGGTCCCCAAGGAACTGGAGGAGGCCGCGGCCATCGACGGGGCCAGCCGGGCACAGACCTTCCGGCGGATCCTCTTTCCGTTGGTCGCGCCCGGACTGGTGGCCACCAGCATCTTCTCGTTCATCACCGCCTGGAACGAGCTGATCTTCGCGTTGACGTTCATCAACGACCAGGACCGCTACACGCTGCCGGTGGCGATGACGTTCTTCTTCGGCCGGGACGACACCGCGTGGGGCCCGGTGATGGCCGCCTCCACGATCTTCACCCTGCCGGTGATCGTCTTCTTCCTGCTGGTGCAGCGTCGGATGGTCTCCGGCCTGGTCGCCGGCGCCGTCAAGGGCTGACGCCCCCGCCGGTGCGGACGATTAGGCTGGGCGCCATGACGGGCAGGGTGGCAGCGGTGAACCTCGGCATCGTGACCGAGGCGCAGTGGGCGGGCGACGCGAGCGGCCGCAGCGGCATCGACAAGCGCCCGGCACCCGGCCCGGTGCGCGTCGGCGCGGAAGGGCTCGCCGGTGACTTCATCGGGGAGCGCGCCCACCACGGCGGCCCGGACAAGGCGGTGTACGCGTACGCCGAGGAGGACGCCGCCTGGTGGGCGGCCGAGCTGGACCGGCGGATCGGTCCGGGCGCCTTCGGCGAGAACCTGACCACCCACGCCGTCGACGTGACCGGCGCGGTGATCGGCGAGCAGTGGTCGATCGGGTCGGTGGTGCTCCAGGTGACGATGCCGCGCACGCCGTGCACCACGTTCGCCGGGTTCTGGGGCGTACCGGATCTGATCAAGCGGTTCACCGTGCGCGCCCGCCCGGGTGCGTACCTGCGGGTGCTCCGCGAGGGTGAGATCGGCGCGGGGGACCCGGTCCAGGTGGTGGACCGGCCCGCGCACGGGGTGACGATCGGCGAGGTGTTCCGGGCGTTGAACCTGCAGCCGGAGCTGCTGCCCCGGCTGCTCGACGCGGAGGACCTGCCGTCGTGGATCCGGGAGAAGGTCCGCCGCCGCGTCACCGCCGCCGGCTGAGGCCGCGCCCGCGCCGCCGCCGGCTCAGGTCGCGGCGAAGACCTCCGCCACCACGCGGGCGGTCGGTTCCGTGCCCGTCACCCGGTCCCAGGTGCCCTTCTCGGCGGTCCACTGCCGGTCGCCGAAGCGGACCAGCCGCACGCCGTTGTCCTCGGCGTGCGACACGAGCCAGTGCGCGTACCGCCAGCCGCCGCGCTCGTCGTCGGGCGTGAGCGTGAGGCCGGTCAGGCTGACCGCGGCGGCCGTCGTGGCGAGCCCCCAATCGAGCGTCAGGCCCTGGGTCAGGGCGGCGGTCGCCGCCGCGCCCCGGCGCAGCGGATTGTCGCCGACCGTGCAGGCGACCGCGCCGGTCGCGTGCGCGAGCAGCGCGCGGGTCAGCACCTCCGACTCGTCGGCCCACTTCTGGTACGCCTCGGGGAACGCCGACCGTTGCACCTTCTGCGCGGCGTCGGTGACCCGCATCCGCTCCCAGCCGCGCACCTTGGCCAGGGCCGCGTAGAACTTGTTGGCGGCGTACCGCGGGTCGCGGATCTGCGTCGGCGTGCCCCAGCCCTGGCTCGGCCGCTGCTGGAACAGGCCCACCGAGTCGCGGTCGCCGCCGGCCAGGTTGCGCAGGCCCGACTCCTGGTACGCGGTGGCGAGCGCCACCACGACGGCCCGGTCCGGCATCCCGCGCTGGATGCCGATGGCCGCGATGGTCGCCGCGTTCGCCATCTGATCGGCGTCCAGGGCCACCTCGCCGTCCGCCTGCACCGTGCACGTCCGCGCGGAGAGCGGCAGCCTGAGCCGGTCGCCGAACTGCCGGAGGACGATGAACAGCCCGACCACGGCGACGAGAACGAGGACCACACCACCCGCGACGACTGCCCGAGTTCGCACCTGCACCCCCAGTCTGACAGTTCGACAAGCGTACGTCCCCCGTCGCGCCCCTCGGGTCGTCCGACCGGTTCCGGACGGCTCCGCCGGGCGTGGCCGCGACGGTCGTGCCGCCGTGGCGGGCGCGGAAACCGCAGGTCAGCCGGGCGAGGGGCGGACGGGGCCTTCCCGCGTCACCGCGCGCGGAAACCAGCTACTCGACCGGTACCCAGCTCGCCGGCCGCTTCTCCCGGAACGCCAGCACACCCTCCCGCCCCTCGTCGGACAGGAAGTAGCCGGTCGACAGCGCGGCCAGGTCGGCGATCTCGGCGCGCAGGTCCGCGGCGGCCGGGCGGCGCAGCAGCGCCTTGGCCCCGGCCAGGGCGCCCGGCGCGCCCCGGACCAGCGAGTCGCAGTAGCCCGCCACCGCGTCGTCCAGCTCCGCCGCCGGCACGGCGGCCGTCACCAGGCCGATCTCGGCGGCCCGCCGCCCGTCGAAGGTGTCCCCGGTGAGGTACAGCTCGGCCGCGGCGCGCGGGTGCAGCCGGGGCAGCACGGTCGCGGAGATCACCGCCGGGATCACCCCGATCCGGACCTCGGTGAACGCGAACGTCGCCTCCTGCGCGCACACCGCCAGGTCGGCCGCCGCGATCAACCCCAGGCCGCCGGCGCGGGCGGGCCCGGCGACCCGCGCCACCACCGGCTTCGGGCACTCCCAGACCGCCGCGAGCACGTCACCCAGCATCCCGGCCGGCACCGTCCCGCTGGCGTACGCGGCGGCGGTCTCCTTCAGGTCGGCGCCGGCGCAGAAGACCGGCCCGGTGTGGTCCAGCACGACCACGCGGACGGCGTCGTCCGCCACCGCGGCGGCGAGGCCGTCGAGCAGCTGGGTCATCAGCGACGTGGAGAGCGCGTTGCGGTTGTGCGGGCTGTCCAGGGTGAGGGTGGTCACCCCGCGGGCCGTGGCGACCCGCACGAGCGCGTCCGGAGAGGTCATGCCGGGCAGACTAGTGGCCATGCCCGGCGTCCTTCCAGAAGGTGAGACCGTCCCCGCCGACGGTTCGCTGCCCACCACCGCCCTGACCTCGGTCGGCGCGCGCGGTTTCGGCGTGTACGTGCACGTCCCCTTCTGCGCCAGCCGCTGCGGCTACTGCGACTTCAACACGTACACGGCCACGGAGCTCGGCGGCGGCGCCGGCCGCGAGGAGTACGCGGACACCGTGCTGGCCGAGCTGGCCCTCGCGGCCCGGGTGCTGCGCGACAACCCGCCGCCCCGGGTCGACACGGTCTTCGTCGGCGGCGGTACGCCGACCCTGCTCCCCGCCGACGACCTGGCCCGGATCCTCGACGGCGTCGACCGCACGTTCGGGCTGGCCGTCGACGCCGAGGTCACCACCGAGGCCAACCCCGAGTCGGTCACGCCGGAGTCGTTGGCGGCCCTGCGGGCGGCCGGCTACACCCGCATCTCGCTGGGCATGCAGTCCGCCTCGCCCGGGGTGCTGGCGATCCTGGACCGGCGGCACAGCGCCGGCCGGGCCGTAGCCGCCGCGCGGGAGGCCCGCGACGCCGGGTTCGAGCACGTCAACCTGGACCTGATCTACGGCACGCCGGGGGAGGGCGCGGAGGACTTCGCCGCCACGCTCGACCAGGTGGTCGCCGCCGGCGTGGACCACGTCAGCGCGTACGCCCTGATCGTCGAGGAGGGCACCCGGCTCGCCGCCCGGATGCGGCGCGGCGAGCTGGCGTACCCCTCCGACGACGTCGCCGCGGACCGCTACCTGGCCGCGGAGGCCGCCCTCGACGCCGCCGGTTTCTCCTGGTACGAGGTGTCCAACTGGGCGCGGACGCCGGCCGCCCGGTGCCGGCACAACCTGCTGTACTGGACCGGCGGGGACTGGTGGGGCCTCGGCCCGGGGGCGCACAGCCACGTCGGCGGCGTGCGCTGGTGGAACGTCAAGCACCCCACGGCGTACGCGAAGCGCCTCGCCGCGGGGGAGTCACCCGGCCTGGCGCGGGAGGTGCTGACCCGCGACGAGGCGCACATGGAGGACGTCATGCTGCGCCTGCGGCTCGCCTCCGGCCTGCCGCTGGACGTGCTGGACCCGGCCGGCCGCGCCGGCGCCGAGCGCGCGCGGGCGGCCGGCCTGCTGGCCGACGCCGACCACGCCGCCGGCCGGGCCGTGCTCACCCTGCGCGGCCGGCTGCTGGCCGACGCCGTCGTGCGCGACCTGCTTCCCTGACCGGCACGGACCGGCTCGGGGCCGGGCACGTCGGCCCCGAGTGGCGCCGACCGGCCGGGGCCGGGCACGTCGGCCCCGGGTGGCGCCGACCGGCCGGGGGGAGCGGCCGGTCGGTGCTCACTTGATGAAGCTCGCCGACATCGGGTAGCGGTACAGCGTGCCCTCGTTGGCCTTGACCCCGGCGATCGCGCCGAAGACGATGCCGATGATCGTCGCGGCCACGCCGACGAAGAAGCCGACGATGATGCAGGTGAAGATCCAGCCCACCAGCGCGATCACCGACCAGATGATCTGGAAGTTCAGCGCGGCGAGCGCGTGGGCCCGTACGGTCGGCGACTGGTTACCGCGGGCCATCAGGGCGACCAGCGGGGCCACCCAGCCGAAGACACCGCCACCGACGAGCATCCCGAGCGCGCCGCCGAAGTGCGCGATCAACGCCCAGGTCTTGTCCTCGTTGTTCGCGTAGCCGGCGGGGGCGCCGTAGGCGCCGCCGGTCGGGTAGCCCGGGCCAGGCGGTGGGTAGCCGCCGGGTGGGGGATAACCGCCGGGCGGAGGGTAGCCGCCCGACGGCGGAACGTCACCGGTGGGCGGCGGATAGCCGCCGGGCGGGGGATAGCCGCCCGGGCCCGGTGCCCCGGACAGTGGTGTGGTCGGCTCGTCGGAGCCGGGGACGGTCGGGTCCGGCTCTCCCGCTCCGGGAGGGCGAGGTGGTTCAGTCATGAGGATCACGGTAGGGGGAGCGCACAACGGGGCACCAGAGCAGAACCGTCCCCGATGTCCGGATGAACGGCCCTGGCGAATCCGCCGCCGTCCGGGACGCGTCATCCGCCGGCCGTTGATCATCGCGGCGCGGGCGGTGCCGACGTAGACTGGCACTCGCTACAGTCGA
This region includes:
- a CDS encoding enoyl-CoA hydratase family protein; the encoded protein is MTSPDALVRVATARGVTTLTLDSPHNRNALSTSLMTQLLDGLAAAVADDAVRVVVLDHTGPVFCAGADLKETAAAYASGTVPAGMLGDVLAAVWECPKPVVARVAGPARAGGLGLIAAADLAVCAQEATFAFTEVRIGVIPAVISATVLPRLHPRAAAELYLTGDTFDGRRAAEIGLVTAAVPAAELDDAVAGYCDSLVRGAPGALAGAKALLRRPAAADLRAEIADLAALSTGYFLSDEGREGVLAFREKRPASWVPVE
- the hemW gene encoding radical SAM family heme chaperone HemW produces the protein MPGVLPEGETVPADGSLPTTALTSVGARGFGVYVHVPFCASRCGYCDFNTYTATELGGGAGREEYADTVLAELALAARVLRDNPPPRVDTVFVGGGTPTLLPADDLARILDGVDRTFGLAVDAEVTTEANPESVTPESLAALRAAGYTRISLGMQSASPGVLAILDRRHSAGRAVAAAREARDAGFEHVNLDLIYGTPGEGAEDFAATLDQVVAAGVDHVSAYALIVEEGTRLAARMRRGELAYPSDDVAADRYLAAEAALDAAGFSWYEVSNWARTPAARCRHNLLYWTGGDWWGLGPGAHSHVGGVRWWNVKHPTAYAKRLAAGESPGLAREVLTRDEAHMEDVMLRLRLASGLPLDVLDPAGRAGAERARAAGLLADADHAAGRAVLTLRGRLLADAVVRDLLP
- a CDS encoding DUF4870 domain-containing protein: MTEPPRPPGAGEPDPTVPGSDEPTTPLSGAPGPGGYPPPGGYPPPTGDVPPSGGYPPPGGYPPPGGYPPPGPGYPTGGAYGAPAGYANNEDKTWALIAHFGGALGMLVGGGVFGWVAPLVALMARGNQSPTVRAHALAALNFQIIWSVIALVGWIFTCIIVGFFVGVAATIIGIVFGAIAGVKANEGTLYRYPMSASFIK